A genomic window from Luteolibacter sp. LG18 includes:
- a CDS encoding GDSL-type esterase/lipase family protein — protein MHLPPRFWATLVGLLALSPLHLHAEPAAAAPKAEEKPHNYAGWEKDIAAFEMHDTMHAPPKNPVLFVGSSTIVRWKTLAKDLEGTTVLNRGFGGNEIRDTTYYVDRIVFPYQPRMIFLRAGTNDLHGGRSPELVAGDFKAFVEKVRTKLPDVPIAYISVNPTPSRWAEKEAGDRLNAMISDYIKKGPNLVFVDISKLSLDAEGKVRPELFVEDQLHFNEEGYKLLTAAVKPYLPK, from the coding sequence ATGCATCTACCCCCCCGTTTTTGGGCCACCTTGGTCGGCCTGCTCGCTCTGTCCCCTCTCCACCTCCACGCGGAGCCAGCCGCCGCAGCCCCGAAAGCCGAGGAAAAACCGCACAATTACGCGGGGTGGGAGAAGGACATCGCGGCCTTCGAGATGCACGACACGATGCATGCACCGCCGAAGAATCCGGTGCTGTTCGTGGGCTCCTCGACGATCGTGCGGTGGAAGACGCTGGCCAAGGATCTCGAAGGCACGACGGTGCTGAACCGTGGCTTCGGCGGCAATGAGATCCGGGACACGACCTACTACGTGGACCGGATCGTGTTTCCCTATCAGCCGCGCATGATCTTCCTGCGGGCGGGCACCAACGACCTCCATGGCGGGCGCTCGCCGGAGCTGGTGGCCGGGGATTTCAAGGCCTTCGTCGAGAAGGTCCGCACCAAGCTGCCGGACGTGCCGATCGCGTATATCTCGGTGAATCCCACGCCCTCGCGCTGGGCCGAGAAGGAGGCGGGCGACCGCTTGAACGCGATGATTTCCGACTACATCAAGAAGGGGCCGAACCTAGTCTTCGTCGACATCAGCAAGCTCTCGCTGGATGCCGAGGGGAAGGTGCGGCCGGAGCTGTTCGTGGAAGACCAGCTTCACTTCAACGAAGAGGGCTACAAGCTCCTCACCGCCGCCGTGAAGCCGTATCTTCCGAAGTAA
- a CDS encoding L,D-transpeptidase family protein codes for MKSTVPSLFRRWLPLLMSPVFFASCTHIPELGAMMDHGGTRGRKIVVDLSEQRAWLYHRGEMVATSPVSTGREGKTTPSGQFRVIQKDRDHRSSLYGDYVRDGKVVVKNIDVRKAPRPAGCRFLGAPMPYFLRFSDACGLHAGHLPGYPASSGCVRLPQRQAKRFYDAVQVGTPVMVKR; via the coding sequence ATGAAATCGACCGTCCCTTCCCTGTTCCGCCGGTGGCTGCCGCTGCTAATGTCCCCGGTGTTTTTCGCCAGTTGCACCCACATCCCGGAGCTGGGGGCGATGATGGACCATGGCGGGACGCGGGGCCGGAAGATCGTGGTGGATCTCAGCGAGCAGCGGGCGTGGCTGTATCACCGCGGCGAGATGGTGGCGACCTCGCCGGTTTCCACCGGGCGCGAGGGCAAGACCACGCCATCGGGCCAATTCCGGGTGATCCAGAAGGACCGCGACCACCGGTCCTCGCTCTACGGGGACTACGTGCGGGACGGCAAGGTGGTGGTGAAGAACATCGACGTGCGCAAGGCACCGCGCCCGGCGGGCTGCCGGTTCCTGGGCGCGCCGATGCCGTATTTCCTGCGCTTCAGCGATGCCTGCGGACTGCACGCGGGCCATCTGCCCGGTTATCCGGCCTCCAGCGGCTGCGTGCGGCTGCCACAGCGGCAGGCGAAACGATTCTACGATGCGGTGCAGGTGGGCACCCCGGTGATGGTGAAGCGCTGA
- a CDS encoding S8 family serine peptidase yields the protein MKALPIPLLCLLAATATAVAGPARYVEGEVLVTFKPWRDAWSAEQALGKHGLKFSRHFRTLSDLRLKETGLVRDSGRSTAMLIEALKVDPSVETVEPNYLRTVSAVPNDAAFPNLWALQNGAQTVNLVTGTSNADMKYVPARPLYRTPATAPVIGVMDTGMDRLHPDLAANLWVNPGETAGNGIDDDASGKVDDINGFDFVANTNNTADSGYHGTHVAGTIAATGNNRAGVIGDNDLARLMILKVSSDGNYITASAEIAALQYAVLMKSKGVNLVAINASFGGGGFSTTERDAIQAAGTAGIIFCAAAGNDGSNNNTTLTYPASYRLTNMLVVAASDQNDALASFSNYGSTSVDLAAPGVNIYSTAPGGNSGTSGVDSLVTLQCGSTFFSASSIQYTGTGSVSGNLVNCGIGNPADFPPAVNGNIALIQRGTLNFSDKVTNAAAKGAKAVVIYNNVTGTANFTLGSAGTWLPTCAISQADGATLVSTLPTTTVTIGNYRFLDGTSMATPQVSGAVGVAAMCYPEDTVAQRVQRLITAVDVKASLTGKVISNGRLNLQKLVDSDLNGLPDWWEKLYYNQYTGVAPNADTDGDGLTNLNEFLAGTIPTNGQSVLKELSTTRNPANGTATITWASVPGKTYQVYYSPTLAAGSWLATLPSSLVTAGTGQTQMSYTDTTVGAAAKRFYRVTLVVP from the coding sequence ATGAAAGCGCTCCCCATCCCCCTGCTGTGTCTCCTCGCCGCCACCGCCACCGCGGTGGCCGGGCCCGCCCGCTATGTGGAGGGGGAGGTGCTGGTGACCTTCAAACCGTGGCGGGACGCGTGGAGCGCGGAGCAGGCGCTGGGGAAGCACGGGCTGAAGTTCTCGCGGCATTTCCGCACCCTGTCCGATCTGCGCCTGAAGGAGACGGGGCTGGTGAGGGACAGCGGCCGGAGCACGGCCATGCTGATCGAAGCTCTCAAGGTCGATCCCTCGGTCGAGACAGTGGAACCGAACTACCTCCGCACGGTAAGCGCGGTGCCGAATGACGCTGCCTTCCCCAACCTGTGGGCGCTGCAAAACGGCGCCCAGACGGTGAACCTCGTGACCGGCACCTCGAACGCGGACATGAAATACGTGCCGGCCCGCCCCCTCTACCGTACGCCCGCGACCGCCCCGGTGATCGGGGTGATGGACACGGGCATGGACCGGCTGCACCCGGACCTGGCGGCGAACCTGTGGGTGAACCCGGGCGAGACCGCGGGCAACGGCATCGACGACGACGCGAGCGGCAAGGTCGACGACATCAATGGTTTCGACTTCGTGGCGAACACCAACAACACGGCGGACTCCGGCTACCACGGAACGCACGTGGCGGGCACGATCGCGGCGACGGGGAACAACCGGGCGGGCGTGATCGGGGACAACGACCTGGCGCGGCTGATGATCCTGAAGGTGTCCTCGGACGGAAATTACATCACGGCCTCCGCGGAGATCGCGGCGCTGCAATACGCGGTGCTGATGAAATCGAAAGGCGTGAACCTGGTGGCGATCAACGCGTCCTTCGGCGGCGGCGGGTTTTCCACCACGGAGCGCGACGCGATCCAGGCGGCGGGCACGGCGGGCATCATCTTCTGCGCGGCGGCGGGCAACGACGGCTCGAACAACAACACGACGCTGACCTACCCGGCGAGCTACCGGCTCACGAACATGCTCGTGGTGGCCGCCTCGGACCAGAACGACGCGCTGGCGAGCTTCTCGAACTACGGCTCGACCTCGGTGGATCTGGCCGCCCCCGGAGTGAACATCTATTCCACGGCTCCGGGAGGCAACAGCGGCACATCTGGAGTGGATTCGCTGGTGACGCTCCAGTGCGGTTCCACGTTTTTCAGCGCGAGCTCGATCCAATACACGGGCACGGGATCGGTCAGCGGCAACCTGGTGAACTGCGGGATCGGCAACCCCGCCGATTTTCCTCCGGCGGTGAACGGGAACATCGCGCTGATCCAGCGGGGCACCCTCAATTTCTCCGACAAGGTCACCAACGCGGCGGCGAAGGGAGCGAAAGCGGTGGTGATCTACAACAACGTGACCGGCACGGCCAATTTCACGCTCGGCAGCGCGGGCACGTGGCTGCCCACCTGCGCGATCTCCCAAGCGGACGGGGCGACGCTGGTCTCGACCCTGCCTACGACGACGGTGACGATCGGCAACTACCGGTTCCTGGACGGGACCTCAATGGCCACGCCGCAGGTCAGCGGGGCGGTGGGGGTGGCGGCGATGTGCTATCCGGAGGACACGGTGGCGCAGCGGGTGCAGCGGCTCATCACCGCGGTGGATGTGAAGGCCTCCCTGACCGGCAAGGTGATCTCCAACGGGCGGCTGAACCTCCAGAAGCTGGTGGACAGCGATCTGAACGGGCTGCCGGACTGGTGGGAGAAGCTCTATTACAACCAGTACACGGGCGTGGCTCCGAACGCGGACACGGACGGGGACGGACTGACCAACCTCAATGAGTTCCTGGCGGGAACGATTCCGACGAATGGCCAAAGCGTGCTGAAGGAGCTATCGACGACGCGGAACCCGGCGAACGGAACCGCGACGATCACCTGGGCCTCGGTGCCCGGGAAAACCTACCAGGTTTACTACAGTCCGACGCTGGCGGCGGGGAGCTGGCTGGCGACGCTGCCCTCCTCCCTGGTGACGGCGGGCACCGGCCAGACCCAGATGAGCTACACGGACACGACGGTGGGCGCGGCGGCGAAACGGTTCTACCGGGTGACCTTGGTGGTGCCGTAA
- a CDS encoding histidine phosphatase family protein yields MSSTRIFLVRHGATILTAEDRFAGATNVPLSDEGREQARRLGIRLSGENITAVYASPLDRTVETAKLISAPHNLEIHTRDGLREISHGRWEGLTRGEVETQFPQEAAAWDEDPFTFAPVGGESGLEVTARALPALIEIVRAHQGGTVLVVSHKATIRLLLSSLLGFDPRRYRDNLDQNPAALNIVDFKDAVRARLTLFNDTSHYDHAGLAIPAVPNARLSKWWDDNIHVSEPGQG; encoded by the coding sequence ATGTCCTCGACCCGCATCTTTCTCGTGCGCCACGGCGCGACGATCCTGACCGCCGAAGACCGCTTCGCGGGAGCCACGAACGTGCCGCTGTCCGACGAGGGGCGGGAGCAGGCGCGCCGGCTCGGCATCCGCTTGTCCGGGGAAAACATCACGGCGGTGTATGCCTCCCCGCTCGATCGCACGGTGGAGACGGCGAAGCTGATCTCCGCTCCGCACAACCTGGAGATCCACACCCGCGACGGGCTGCGCGAGATTTCCCACGGCCGCTGGGAAGGCCTGACCCGGGGCGAGGTGGAAACCCAGTTTCCGCAGGAAGCCGCGGCGTGGGACGAGGATCCCTTCACCTTCGCGCCGGTGGGCGGGGAAAGCGGGCTGGAGGTCACGGCGCGGGCGCTGCCGGCGCTGATCGAGATCGTGCGCGCGCACCAGGGCGGCACGGTGCTGGTGGTGTCCCACAAGGCGACGATCCGGTTGCTGCTGAGCTCTCTGCTCGGCTTCGACCCGCGCCGCTACCGGGACAACCTCGACCAGAACCCGGCGGCACTGAACATCGTGGACTTCAAGGACGCGGTGCGGGCGCGGCTGACGCTTTTCAACGACACCTCGCACTACGACCACGCCGGTCTGGCGATCCCGGCGGTGCCGAACGCGCGCCTCTCGAAGTGGTGGGATGACAACATCCACGTATCGGAACCGGGACAGGGCTGA
- a CDS encoding glycosyltransferase family 4 protein: MLNLHWRAKGSWSVVGRAFAAALARRTPVAFIDPPEGLPVSGVPVSADAVTINFGDWRLSPTLPGRRVVSYIPWETSRIPWPIRRKLRRLDHLWVPSEWQREVFLRNGISAEKLSVVPLGFDPEAFHPPVTPRQPGPVFRFLFVGKWEERKALPELLEAFCSEFRADEPVELVLHAHNPFLADFDQEERLRQELRKLGARDARVRCRGEVALADLVRAYREADAFVLPTRSEGWGLPLLEAMACGLPCIATNYSGLTAFAHAGNALLVETDGVIRVRDPFFFHPWLIWGTWARPNVAHLRRLMRQVVEQREESTALGQAAAREVAAKWTWDHAAEVALARVAELK, translated from the coding sequence ATGCTGAATCTGCACTGGCGGGCGAAGGGCTCCTGGAGCGTGGTCGGACGCGCCTTCGCCGCCGCATTGGCGCGACGGACGCCTGTGGCGTTCATCGATCCACCGGAGGGCCTGCCCGTTTCCGGAGTGCCGGTTTCCGCGGACGCGGTGACGATCAACTTCGGCGACTGGCGGCTGTCCCCCACCCTGCCGGGCCGGCGGGTGGTGAGCTACATCCCGTGGGAGACCTCGCGGATTCCGTGGCCGATCCGGCGGAAGCTGCGGCGGCTGGACCATCTCTGGGTGCCGAGCGAGTGGCAGCGCGAGGTGTTCCTCCGGAACGGAATTTCGGCGGAGAAGCTCTCCGTGGTGCCGCTGGGCTTCGATCCGGAGGCGTTTCATCCGCCGGTCACGCCACGGCAGCCGGGACCGGTGTTCCGGTTCCTGTTCGTGGGAAAATGGGAGGAGCGGAAGGCGCTGCCGGAGCTGTTGGAGGCGTTTTGCTCGGAGTTCCGGGCGGACGAGCCGGTGGAGCTGGTGTTGCACGCGCACAATCCGTTCCTCGCGGACTTTGATCAGGAGGAGCGGCTGCGTCAGGAGTTGCGAAAGCTGGGTGCGCGCGACGCGCGGGTGCGGTGCCGCGGCGAGGTGGCGCTGGCGGATCTGGTGCGGGCCTACCGGGAAGCGGATGCCTTCGTGCTGCCGACGCGGTCGGAAGGCTGGGGGCTGCCGCTGCTGGAGGCGATGGCGTGCGGGCTGCCGTGTATCGCGACGAATTACAGCGGGCTCACGGCGTTCGCGCACGCGGGCAATGCGCTGCTGGTGGAGACGGATGGGGTCATCCGGGTGCGGGACCCGTTTTTCTTCCATCCGTGGCTGATCTGGGGGACGTGGGCGCGGCCGAACGTGGCCCACCTGCGGCGGTTGATGCGGCAGGTGGTGGAGCAGCGGGAGGAATCCACGGCGCTCGGACAGGCGGCGGCCCGCGAGGTGGCGGCGAAATGGACGTGGGACCATGCCGCGGAGGTGGCGCTGGCGCGGGTCGCGGAGCTCAAGTGA
- a CDS encoding sulfotransferase, translating to MGLGELKHQHSTDNHPLIGLTFSAWWRMLRENRFRVSPVYWRRVVMLTGAAAINSHFKRRERAHEPAIRATEVDAPLFILGHWRSGTTHLHNLLALDRERFAAPTTYQALAPSTFLTTEDRAKRAYADRIPETRPMDNMALGFDLPQEDEFALWAVTTRSPYMAFAFPEQADRYERYLTFEGVPAEEVEEWKEALLWFCRKLTYKHGPRRLVLKSPAHTARIRLLLKLFPDARFIHLHRHPHDVFRSFRHYHDTAAWFSYLQRPDRTRVEDWIIRGYRALHDAYFAQRSLIPEGRLCEVRFEELDRDPVGTVERIYRTLSLDGFEGFQPVLENAVTRQEGYQKNRFEPLEERLRKRLAREWQREFEAWGYDP from the coding sequence ATGGGCTTGGGGGAGCTCAAACACCAGCACAGCACGGACAACCATCCGCTGATCGGCCTGACGTTCAGCGCGTGGTGGCGTATGCTCCGCGAGAACCGCTTCCGGGTGAGCCCGGTGTATTGGCGGCGGGTGGTGATGTTGACCGGAGCCGCCGCGATCAACTCGCACTTCAAGCGCCGCGAGCGCGCGCATGAACCGGCGATCCGGGCGACGGAGGTGGATGCGCCGTTGTTCATCCTGGGCCACTGGCGGAGCGGAACCACCCACCTCCACAACCTGCTGGCGCTGGACAGGGAGCGCTTCGCCGCACCGACGACCTATCAGGCGCTGGCGCCCTCGACGTTTCTGACGACGGAAGATCGGGCGAAACGGGCCTACGCGGACCGGATCCCGGAGACCCGGCCGATGGACAACATGGCCCTGGGGTTCGACCTGCCGCAGGAGGATGAGTTCGCGCTGTGGGCGGTGACGACGCGGTCTCCCTACATGGCGTTCGCGTTCCCGGAGCAGGCGGATCGTTACGAGCGCTATCTCACCTTCGAGGGGGTGCCCGCGGAGGAGGTGGAGGAGTGGAAGGAGGCGCTGCTGTGGTTCTGCCGGAAGCTGACCTACAAGCACGGCCCGCGGCGGCTGGTGCTGAAGTCCCCGGCGCACACGGCGCGGATCCGGCTGCTCCTCAAGTTGTTCCCGGACGCGCGGTTCATCCACCTGCACCGGCATCCGCACGATGTCTTCCGATCGTTCCGGCATTACCATGACACGGCGGCGTGGTTCAGCTACCTGCAGCGCCCGGATCGCACCCGGGTGGAGGACTGGATCATCCGCGGCTACCGGGCACTGCACGACGCGTATTTCGCGCAGCGGTCGCTCATCCCGGAGGGGCGGTTGTGCGAGGTGCGGTTCGAGGAACTGGATCGCGACCCGGTGGGGACGGTGGAGAGGATCTACCGGACGCTGTCACTGGACGGCTTCGAGGGCTTCCAGCCGGTGCTGGAGAACGCGGTGACGCGGCAGGAAGGGTATCAGAAAAACCGGTTCGAGCCGCTGGAGGAGAGGCTCCGGAAGCGCCTGGCGCGGGAATGGCAGCGGGAGTTCGAAGCGTGGGGGTATGATCCTTGA
- a CDS encoding type II secretion system F family protein encodes MTLSAARKHVFYIELSKLLAAGFDIRKAAATMSASGVPEDERALLERMEKGLAEGRSITDALTGDAAGISGLERGIIGAGERSGRMAPAFQHLADYFGMVASVRRTVVRGMIYPLVVLHLGILVGTAAGPLVRGETPASILLPLVLTLLGFYLGAFLLFLAGKAVLKAAETNASLDGLVNRLPWVGKARRNLAMARFTKVYHTCLLAGLGMQETASTAAAASHGGQIREAGMKVAEAATRGGPLGPEFLRGEVFPKAFARSYATAEEAGSLDKDLARWAEVFQGEAEQATTALGAAIPKVLYACIVVFVGWKIVSFYGGYLSGLESIGTD; translated from the coding sequence ATGACCCTGAGTGCCGCGCGGAAACACGTGTTCTACATCGAACTTTCGAAGCTGCTCGCGGCGGGCTTCGACATCCGCAAGGCGGCGGCCACGATGTCGGCCAGCGGGGTGCCGGAGGACGAACGGGCGCTGCTCGAGCGGATGGAGAAAGGGCTGGCCGAGGGTCGCTCGATCACGGACGCGCTGACCGGAGACGCCGCGGGCATCAGCGGGCTGGAGCGCGGCATCATCGGGGCCGGGGAACGCTCGGGGCGGATGGCTCCGGCGTTCCAGCATCTGGCGGACTATTTCGGCATGGTCGCCTCGGTGCGGCGGACGGTGGTGCGCGGGATGATCTATCCGCTGGTGGTGCTGCACCTCGGGATCCTGGTGGGCACGGCGGCGGGGCCGCTGGTGCGCGGGGAAACTCCGGCCTCTATCCTGCTACCGCTGGTCCTGACGCTGCTGGGGTTCTATCTGGGAGCGTTCCTGCTGTTCCTGGCTGGAAAGGCGGTGCTGAAGGCGGCGGAGACGAATGCCTCGCTCGACGGGCTGGTGAACCGTCTGCCCTGGGTGGGGAAAGCGCGGCGGAACCTGGCGATGGCACGGTTCACGAAGGTCTACCACACCTGTCTGCTGGCCGGGCTGGGCATGCAGGAAACAGCGTCGACGGCAGCGGCGGCCTCACACGGCGGGCAGATCCGCGAAGCCGGGATGAAAGTGGCGGAGGCGGCCACACGGGGCGGCCCGCTGGGGCCGGAGTTCCTGCGCGGGGAGGTGTTTCCGAAGGCGTTCGCGCGGTCCTACGCCACGGCGGAAGAGGCCGGTTCGCTGGACAAGGATCTGGCGCGGTGGGCAGAAGTCTTCCAAGGTGAGGCCGAGCAAGCGACCACGGCGCTGGGCGCGGCGATCCCGAAAGTGCTCTACGCCTGCATCGTGGTGTTCGTGGGCTGGAAGATCGTCAGCTTCTACGGCGGCTATCTGAGCGGGCTGGAAAGCATCGGCACGGACTGA
- a CDS encoding DUF1080 domain-containing protein has translation MRFRYLLALLLPFSAMAEEIVLFNGKDLTGWTKSNGKPLEEGWKVEDGVLHRVSGGGDLLTEKEYGDFELTWEWKISEAGNSGIKYRVQSYPGKGMLGFEYQMLDDVKHPDAKNGAIHQTGALYEFYPPAADKKLNPAGQWNTSKIVLRGTHVEHWLNGSKVVDGELAGDVFKAALAKSKFKALTSFGANPKGKIMLQDHGNEVWFKQIVLKTL, from the coding sequence ATGCGTTTCCGATACTTGCTCGCATTGCTGCTGCCCTTTTCCGCGATGGCGGAGGAGATCGTGCTTTTCAATGGCAAAGACCTGACCGGCTGGACCAAGTCCAACGGCAAGCCGTTGGAAGAAGGCTGGAAGGTCGAGGACGGGGTGCTGCACCGCGTGAGCGGCGGCGGCGACCTGCTGACCGAAAAGGAATACGGCGACTTCGAACTGACCTGGGAGTGGAAGATCTCGGAGGCCGGAAACAGCGGCATCAAGTATCGTGTGCAGAGCTATCCCGGCAAGGGCATGCTCGGCTTCGAATACCAGATGCTGGATGACGTGAAGCATCCGGACGCGAAGAACGGCGCGATCCACCAGACCGGTGCGCTGTATGAATTTTATCCCCCGGCGGCGGACAAGAAGCTGAATCCCGCGGGGCAGTGGAACACCTCGAAGATCGTGCTGCGCGGGACCCACGTGGAGCATTGGCTCAACGGCTCCAAGGTGGTGGACGGGGAGCTGGCCGGGGACGTCTTCAAGGCGGCTCTGGCGAAGAGCAAGTTCAAGGCCCTGACCAGCTTCGGAGCCAATCCGAAGGGCAAGATCATGCTCCAGGACCACGGCAATGAAGTGTGGTTCAAGCAGATCGTGCTGAAGACGCTGTAA
- a CDS encoding helicase-related protein: MVAVENAWVRGQRWVSDSEPELGLGIILSGADGRVEIVFPAAGEQRCYALDSAPLRRVRFLPGDRIKTHTGEEMTVERVREEDGLRIHETEAGDVPEAELCDSISFSKPEERLFGGKLDDVAAFDLRGEALRRRAAMRRSPVRGLVGARMDLIPHQLFIADEVANRPVPRVLLADEVGLGKTIEACLILHRLILTGRAARVLVLLPEPLVHQWFVELHRRFQLTFEIFDESRCEAIEEGDPEGNPFLDSQWALASIDFLANDERRAEQARDAGWDVLVVDEAHHLEWSPEEPGAAYEMVRSLAAETEGLLLLTATPQQLGPEGHFARLQLLDPERYSDLERFEQESQHYEEVADLVERIDAGDDIGTALDPLVAGRKRLEQSLARYKDGAAGAKEKLVSDLLDGFGMGRVMFRNTRAHLGGFPGREPNLAKLKGKEGFTAAIAWICKLLKDLGDEKVLIIANTSDLATAVLDAIQEQSGVKGALFHEELTLIQRDRNAAYFAEPEGARILVCSEIGSEGRNFQFARHLVLFDVPEDIDVLEQRIGRLDRIGQKGTIRIHVPYIAGMEEALVRWLDEGLDAFRHSVAGGPEIQREVQGELDKALDGGKPAAVKKLLARTAEVRAEVTERLARGQDRLLERSSHRPAKSAALVEGIQGWDQDPEFEDFVIRLFEHSGVEIEELDPRRYFLKPGNLKSDAFPALPDEGITITFDRRRALEHEHEAFMTWDHPMVRGALDLMLGTGDGNACFALWETGGEKRMLLEAWVVIESIAPAKLHVERFLPQTPVRILVDHLGNILTDDATVAAAKLRRSESKGLLKNESVKRKVLPAMLTKIREIAIEQSQPIIRAAQETMFLELSTEISRLKDLAGVNDHVRPEEIAALESRKAELAKAISSARPRIDAVRLIWKAPAVPKKEKDPE, encoded by the coding sequence ATGGTAGCCGTAGAGAACGCATGGGTGCGCGGACAGCGCTGGGTCAGTGACAGTGAGCCCGAGCTGGGCCTCGGAATCATCCTCAGCGGTGCCGATGGCCGGGTGGAGATCGTGTTCCCCGCCGCGGGTGAACAGCGGTGCTATGCCCTCGATTCCGCGCCGCTGCGCCGTGTCCGCTTCCTGCCGGGCGACCGCATCAAGACCCACACCGGCGAGGAGATGACCGTCGAGCGCGTGCGCGAGGAAGACGGCCTCCGCATCCACGAGACCGAGGCCGGGGACGTGCCGGAAGCCGAACTCTGCGACTCCATCAGCTTCAGCAAGCCGGAAGAACGCCTCTTCGGCGGCAAGCTCGATGACGTCGCCGCCTTCGATCTCCGCGGCGAAGCCCTGCGCCGCCGTGCCGCCATGCGCCGCTCGCCGGTGCGCGGGCTCGTTGGCGCGCGCATGGACCTCATTCCGCACCAGCTTTTCATCGCCGATGAGGTGGCGAACCGGCCGGTGCCGCGCGTCCTGCTCGCGGACGAGGTCGGCCTCGGCAAGACCATCGAGGCCTGCCTGATCCTTCACCGCCTGATCCTCACCGGCCGCGCCGCGCGCGTGCTGGTCCTGTTGCCGGAGCCGCTGGTCCACCAGTGGTTCGTGGAGCTCCACCGCCGCTTCCAGCTCACCTTCGAGATCTTCGATGAAAGCCGCTGCGAGGCGATCGAGGAAGGTGATCCGGAGGGCAACCCGTTCCTCGACAGCCAGTGGGCGCTCGCGTCCATCGACTTCCTCGCGAATGACGAACGCCGTGCCGAGCAGGCCCGTGATGCCGGTTGGGACGTGCTCGTCGTCGATGAGGCCCACCACCTCGAATGGTCGCCGGAGGAACCCGGTGCCGCCTACGAAATGGTGCGCTCGCTCGCCGCGGAAACCGAGGGTCTGCTGCTCCTCACCGCGACCCCGCAGCAGCTCGGACCGGAAGGCCACTTCGCCCGCCTCCAGCTTCTCGATCCCGAGCGTTACTCGGACCTGGAGCGCTTCGAGCAGGAATCGCAGCACTACGAGGAAGTCGCCGATCTGGTCGAGCGCATCGACGCCGGTGACGACATCGGCACCGCGCTCGATCCGCTCGTCGCCGGCCGCAAGCGCCTTGAACAATCGCTCGCCCGCTACAAGGACGGCGCGGCAGGCGCGAAGGAGAAGCTCGTGTCCGACCTGCTCGATGGCTTCGGCATGGGCCGCGTGATGTTCCGCAATACCCGCGCTCACCTCGGCGGTTTCCCCGGGCGCGAGCCGAACCTGGCGAAGCTGAAGGGCAAGGAGGGCTTCACCGCCGCCATCGCCTGGATCTGCAAGCTGCTCAAGGATCTCGGCGACGAAAAGGTGCTCATCATCGCGAATACCTCCGACCTCGCCACCGCCGTGCTAGACGCCATCCAGGAGCAATCCGGCGTGAAGGGCGCGCTCTTCCACGAGGAGCTGACCCTGATCCAGCGCGACCGCAATGCCGCCTACTTCGCCGAGCCGGAGGGCGCGCGCATCCTGGTGTGCTCCGAGATCGGCAGCGAAGGCCGCAATTTCCAATTCGCCCGCCACCTCGTGCTCTTCGATGTGCCCGAGGACATCGACGTGCTGGAACAGCGCATCGGCCGCCTCGACCGCATCGGCCAGAAGGGCACCATCCGCATCCACGTTCCGTACATCGCGGGCATGGAGGAGGCGCTCGTCCGCTGGCTCGATGAAGGCCTCGATGCCTTCCGGCACAGCGTGGCCGGTGGTCCCGAGATCCAGCGCGAGGTCCAGGGTGAACTCGACAAGGCGCTCGATGGCGGCAAGCCCGCCGCGGTGAAGAAGCTCCTCGCCCGCACCGCCGAGGTCCGCGCCGAGGTCACCGAGCGTCTCGCCCGCGGCCAGGACCGCCTGTTGGAGCGCAGCTCGCACCGCCCCGCGAAGTCCGCCGCCCTTGTGGAAGGCATCCAGGGTTGGGACCAGGACCCGGAGTTCGAGGACTTCGTCATCCGCCTGTTCGAACACAGCGGGGTGGAGATCGAGGAGCTTGATCCGCGCCGCTATTTCCTGAAGCCCGGCAACCTCAAGTCCGATGCCTTCCCCGCGCTCCCGGACGAGGGCATCACCATCACCTTCGACCGCCGTCGCGCGCTGGAGCACGAACACGAGGCCTTCATGACCTGGGACCACCCGATGGTCCGCGGCGCGCTCGACCTCATGCTCGGCACCGGCGATGGCAATGCCTGCTTCGCCCTCTGGGAAACCGGCGGCGAAAAGCGCATGCTGCTCGAAGCCTGGGTCGTCATCGAGTCCATCGCTCCCGCGAAACTCCACGTCGAACGCTTCCTGCCGCAGACACCCGTCCGCATCCTCGTCGACCACCTCGGCAACATTCTCACCGATGACGCCACCGTGGCCGCCGCCAAGCTCCGCCGCAGCGAGTCGAAGGGCCTGCTCAAGAACGAGTCGGTGAAGCGCAAGGTGCTGCCCGCCATGCTCACGAAGATCCGCGAGATCGCCATCGAGCAGAGCCAGCCGATCATCCGCGCCGCTCAGGAAACCATGTTCCTGGAGCTCTCCACGGAAATCTCCCGCCTCAAGGACCTCGCGGGCGTGAACGATCACGTCCGCCCCGAGGAAATCGCCGCCCTGGAGTCCCGGAAGGCCGAACTGGCCAAGGCCATCTCCTCCGCCCGTCCGCGCATCGACGCCGTCCGCCTCATCTGGAAGGCCCCCGCCGTGCCGAAGAAGGAAAAGGATCCAGAGTAG